The DNA segment AATTTTTAAATATTCATTTTTTTCACTGATTTCTTCACTATTAAAACAGCTTTGCAGACACGCCTTATAATTACCTACTGAAAATTCATAAAATGCCTGAAAATATAATGCAGCAGCACTATAATATGTATCCTGATGCAGCTGTGCTATGTCAAGCAGCTGCCGGGCAGTCTGTGCTACTTCCTCCAGCCTTCCCTGCTCACGCAGTATGAGCAACTGTTTTTCCAAAGTAGCAGCTTCTTCCTTATATGCTTCCATGCCTTTCCTCTTTTCTATAACGATATTACAGCTTTTCGACAAATTTCGCACATGGAAAGGGAGCCATGCAATTTTGCATGACTCCCTGATTCTTATGCTTTTTCTTCGCTGTAAACGATTTTCAGACGTCGCTGATTACCTTCACCCTCACTAACGGTTGCTATATGCTTCATATTGGCTAAATAGTTATGTATAGCCTTTCTTTCATCCGCCGGCATAGGATCAAGAGTTGCATCGGTTTTTGTCCGCTGTACGCTTTTTGCAACTCGAAGAGCCAATGAACATACCTTTTGATATTTTTCTTCCTTATATCCGTTGATATCAATCAGAACACCGATACGGCGCTTAAACTCACTGGAAGAAGCAGATTTGAGCACTGTATTGATTGCCTGCAGTGTCTGTCCGTTTTTTCCAATTAGAATAGCATTGTTTTCAGCATCCAGATTTACACGGAAGTATTCCCCATCATCCACTACATCGATGGAAACCTCCATGTGAATACCTTCGAAATAGGTCTGCAGATACGTTTTCATAAATTCACGAATATCATTTCTGCAGTAAGCCGTTATGGTTGTTTTACTGCCAAGTCCGAGAAATCCTGAGGTTTCCTCTGTAACGGTATAGGTAAGCTCTTCAACGCTTACTCCCTTGTCAGCAGCAGCCTGTTTCAATACATCTTCCAGATTTTTGCCAGTATACGATTTCATTCTGTACTCCTCCTAATCTTTGATAAAGAATTTGTGGATTACAATGTTCTGAATTACCCTTGCCAGAGAGTTTACCAGCCAGTAGAAGGACATACCAAGCGGCCAGTTGATTGCGAAGATGGCAATCATACCGGTACTCATATACATCATCATGTTCATGGAGCCCATCATACCATTTCCGCCCTTTTTCTTAGGCTCAGCATATTTCTTCTCTTTGATATTTAATTTTTTCTTACGATGCTCCTGGAGCCACTGCGGCATCTTGAATGACAGCAGCTGGAAGGCAACCATCAATACGAATATTACTACATACCAGTAATTTCCTAAATTAAATCCTTCGATCGGTGTCTTAGCCAGGTTGATTCCCTGGAAGGATCCGGTAACCACGCTGTAAGCACGCATGGTGGCCTGATACATACCCAGAATTACCGGGAACTGTATGAATGTAACCAATAGCGTACCAAACGGATTGATTTTGTATTTGCTGTAAAGCGCCTGCATTTCCTGTGCCTGCTGCATCTTGGAACGATCATCTGTTTTACCTGCATATTTTGCCTGTATCTTATTCATTTCCGGCTGAATTGCCTGCATACGCTGTGACGCTACCTGTGATTTGATTGAGAACAGGAATATCAGCAGCTGAATCAGGAAGGTCGCTGCAATGATACCGATACCTGCATCACTGAAATCTGCTACAAAGTTAATCAGGAAT comes from the Erysipelotrichaceae bacterium 66202529 genome and includes:
- the yidC gene encoding membrane protein insertase YidC — protein: MKDFFRNKKKFLLVVMLMVVTLTGCSVPRGQNGKTYVNSIYTIKDVQVKRGEVDIPDDKELQKKYKDYKADDLITIEKTTFSDAIDEGWFNGLIVWPIAFLINFVADFSDAGIGIIAATFLIQLLIFLFSIKSQVASQRMQAIQPEMNKIQAKYAGKTDDRSKMQQAQEMQALYSKYKINPFGTLLVTFIQFPVILGMYQATMRAYSVVTGSFQGINLAKTPIEGFNLGNYWYVVIFVLMVAFQLLSFKMPQWLQEHRKKKLNIKEKKYAEPKKKGGNGMMGSMNMMMYMSTGMIAIFAINWPLGMSFYWLVNSLARVIQNIVIHKFFIKD
- a CDS encoding KH domain-containing protein yields the protein MKSYTGKNLEDVLKQAAADKGVSVEELTYTVTEETSGFLGLGSKTTITAYCRNDIREFMKTYLQTYFEGIHMEVSIDVVDDGEYFRVNLDAENNAILIGKNGQTLQAINTVLKSASSSEFKRRIGVLIDINGYKEEKYQKVCSLALRVAKSVQRTKTDATLDPMPADERKAIHNYLANMKHIATVSEGEGNQRRLKIVYSEEKA